In a single window of the Campylobacter fetus subsp. testudinum 03-427 genome:
- a CDS encoding transketolase, N-terminal subunit (Pfam match to PF00456.17 Transketolase_N), with product MTQTEIRKNILKMANRAKSPHIGSALSCVDILYTLYFKILKLENYAQRDIFLLSKAHAAMALYVTLNAKGFMSDEEILGYYQNNGTLPAHTDRFSSPYIEISAGSLGHALPMSVGIAMSIKNENRKVYVLIGDGETQEGSIWEAAMLAPKLNLNNLCVLIDYNNLQGYGRAKEITSFEPIDKKWESFGWECVIVDGHDVQALQKAMSIKTDKPLCIVCKTIKGKGVEFMENELKWHYYIVTDEILNSALRVLK from the coding sequence ATGACCCAAACAGAGATAAGAAAAAATATACTTAAAATGGCAAATAGAGCCAAAAGTCCGCATATAGGCTCGGCTCTATCTTGCGTTGATATTTTATATACATTATATTTTAAAATTTTAAAACTTGAAAACTATGCACAACGAGATATTTTCTTACTCTCAAAAGCGCACGCAGCAATGGCTCTTTACGTCACTTTAAATGCAAAAGGATTTATGAGCGATGAAGAGATACTAGGATATTATCAAAATAATGGCACATTACCAGCTCACACAGATAGATTTAGTAGTCCATACATAGAGATCTCAGCAGGAAGTCTTGGACATGCACTTCCTATGTCAGTAGGAATAGCAATGAGCATAAAAAATGAAAATCGAAAAGTATATGTCTTAATCGGAGATGGAGAAACACAAGAAGGTAGCATTTGGGAAGCAGCGATGTTAGCCCCTAAACTAAATTTAAATAATCTTTGTGTTTTGATAGATTATAACAATCTTCAAGGATATGGCAGAGCTAAGGAGATAACAAGTTTTGAACCTATAGATAAAAAATGGGAGAGCTTTGGCTGGGAATGCGTCATAGTAGATGGTCATGATGTACAAGCTTTGCAAAAAGCCATGAGTATAAAAACAGATAAGCCGCTTTGCATAGTATGCAAAACTATCAAAGGAAAAGGTGTAGAGTTTATGGAAAATGAACTCAAATGGCATTATTATATTGTTACAGATGAGATTTTAAACAGCGCATTAAGGGTTCTAAAATGA